Proteins from one Pseudoalteromonas rubra genomic window:
- a CDS encoding MBL fold metallo-hydrolase, with amino-acid sequence MYSSNLRNAALLGLMSLFCQTSVAADSSYIKKLKSHYQQVEQLSRLAYKVEFHSNAPHQSYDFRKPDTIVNHYSIEIDRDRNQYFEHFKRHNPGNFVFEFISVINKQQAFRYDVNGFVYGKELRAYTNTMADEYEAISEQINLFAAYEFLHKKKSPIRELHIGNSVSLSYQDTNQHTVSLLFDKNSMQLTEIVNTEDDSKYVFSEPRPIDGMNYASQVKVYNQGKYRHTIAIQSLHRISRIDPKKLTKPTGYEFIESDKNKTLALSKIHKDIFLVKDLQGSRNVMVQKHITGLTVFGAPLSDKASEQVLALIDEKFNNLPVTHVYISHAHGDHIAGLAPYVNRGATIIADDHTIEAIKSFPKFTNNISNLKFKKIKSNEVFQGNRYYVLENTHVRKQSFVYFSDAKTIYQGDFLEIPRDNSIASHMSDVERVFIEFLMDKKIQYNRIVGHHRNSDIRPNIVKAYYNNNI; translated from the coding sequence TTGTACTCGTCTAACTTAAGAAACGCTGCATTACTCGGATTAATGAGTCTGTTTTGTCAGACTTCAGTGGCGGCAGACTCCTCATACATTAAAAAACTGAAATCCCATTATCAACAAGTTGAACAGCTATCTCGCCTTGCTTATAAAGTTGAATTTCACAGCAATGCACCGCATCAAAGTTATGACTTTCGTAAACCCGACACCATAGTTAACCACTACAGTATCGAGATCGACAGAGACCGAAATCAATACTTTGAGCACTTTAAACGTCATAACCCTGGCAACTTCGTCTTTGAATTCATTTCAGTGATTAATAAACAGCAGGCTTTTAGATACGACGTAAATGGATTCGTTTATGGCAAAGAGCTAAGAGCATATACCAATACGATGGCCGATGAGTATGAAGCGATATCAGAACAGATAAATTTATTCGCGGCTTATGAGTTCCTCCATAAGAAGAAGTCTCCTATTAGAGAACTTCACATTGGTAATAGTGTTAGTCTTTCCTATCAAGATACAAACCAGCACACCGTAAGCTTGCTGTTTGATAAAAATTCGATGCAGCTTACGGAAATAGTCAATACTGAAGATGACAGTAAGTATGTATTTTCAGAGCCTAGGCCTATTGACGGTATGAACTACGCCAGCCAAGTAAAGGTTTACAATCAGGGGAAATATCGCCACACCATAGCCATTCAATCGTTACATAGAATTAGTCGAATAGACCCCAAAAAATTGACGAAACCAACTGGCTATGAATTTATAGAGTCAGATAAGAATAAAACACTTGCCCTTAGCAAAATCCATAAGGATATCTTTCTGGTTAAAGATCTGCAGGGCAGCCGTAATGTAATGGTACAAAAGCATATTACAGGCCTCACAGTGTTTGGTGCCCCTTTAAGTGATAAAGCATCAGAGCAAGTATTAGCTTTGATTGATGAAAAATTTAACAACCTGCCTGTAACCCATGTGTATATAAGTCATGCACACGGTGACCACATTGCCGGGTTAGCGCCCTATGTTAATAGAGGAGCAACCATTATTGCCGATGACCATACGATAGAGGCGATTAAGTCTTTCCCCAAATTTACGAACAACATATCCAATTTAAAATTTAAAAAGATCAAAAGTAACGAGGTGTTTCAAGGTAATCGCTATTACGTATTGGAAAATACGCATGTGAGAAAGCAGAGCTTTGTGTATTTTAGTGACGCTAAAACAATATATCAGGGCGACTTTCTCGAGATCCCCAGAGACAACTCCATTGCTTCACACATGTCTGATGTAGAAAGAGTCTTTATTGAGTTTTTAATGGATAAAAAAATCCAATATAACCGCATCGTTGGTCATCATAGAAATAGTGACATCAGACCAAATATTGTTAAAGCCTATTACAATAACAACATCTAA
- a CDS encoding LysR family transcriptional regulator, which produces MDLIKSIRTFISVADKGSFSATANHLNIAVSAVSRQVTELEEHFGCQLLYRTTRTMQLSEQGQILLRELRGIIEQLDNLQQLSLQKSQVIAGDITVSSPFHSEGMGLSNILSEFCETYPAVNVSWLMFNRRVNLIDEGIDVAIRAGKLVDSSLIARKYSSLEVVFVASPDYINKFGLPESPLELVNHKCIVETKDEGNTRWRYLDSGKEKHIQIKGSIRVNKPNMAAKFSSLGKGIVQLPKYMVQQGLDNGDLVLVMESYNPAPLDLYLVYPSKKLMKPALKAFIEFFLARTEKGQVCS; this is translated from the coding sequence ATGGACCTGATTAAATCTATCCGAACTTTTATCTCAGTCGCTGACAAGGGGAGTTTCAGCGCAACGGCAAATCATCTTAACATTGCGGTGTCAGCAGTCAGTCGCCAGGTAACTGAGCTGGAAGAGCACTTTGGTTGCCAATTACTTTACCGTACAACCCGAACGATGCAGCTAAGCGAGCAGGGGCAAATTTTGTTACGCGAACTTAGAGGGATTATCGAACAACTTGATAATTTACAGCAGCTGTCTTTGCAAAAATCACAAGTGATCGCAGGAGACATTACCGTTTCTTCTCCATTTCATTCTGAAGGTATGGGGCTGAGTAACATTTTGTCAGAATTTTGTGAAACATACCCAGCTGTAAATGTATCCTGGCTGATGTTTAACCGACGTGTCAATTTGATTGATGAAGGTATTGATGTTGCTATTCGCGCAGGTAAGCTTGTCGACTCTAGTTTGATAGCTAGAAAATACAGTTCTTTGGAAGTGGTATTTGTTGCAAGTCCTGATTATATAAATAAATTTGGATTACCTGAGTCCCCATTAGAACTGGTTAATCATAAGTGTATTGTTGAAACCAAAGATGAAGGCAATACACGATGGCGTTATCTCGACAGTGGTAAGGAAAAGCACATACAAATTAAAGGTAGTATTAGAGTTAATAAGCCTAATATGGCGGCAAAATTTTCCTCATTAGGTAAAGGCATAGTTCAACTACCTAAATATATGGTGCAACAAGGTCTAGATAATGGTGATCTTGTGTTGGTTATGGAAAGCTATAACCCGGCACCATTAGATTTGTATTTGGTTTATCCTTCGAAAAAACTGATGAAACCAGCTTTAAAAGCTTTTATTGAATTTTTTTTGGCGCGCACCGAAAAGGGTCAAGTTTGCAGCTGA
- a CDS encoding GntR family transcriptional regulator → MSFMHESAVTASDKAFFRLRKEIVEGDIPAGSKLSEMELSTKYEVSRAVVREAINRLEACHLVERRPNVGARVVSLSEEGLMELYQVREALEGMAARLAAQHMPDDEVAKLNSLLNEQFDEVKGGESYYQEAGDLDFHYRIIVGSQNQQLIAMLSNGIYHLARMYRVQLGMAGPRVTTAYDEHKHIVRAIANRDAELAEMLMRRHIQYSKNNIATKLTKQHQ, encoded by the coding sequence ATGAGCTTTATGCATGAAAGTGCCGTAACTGCTTCTGACAAAGCATTTTTCCGGCTTAGAAAAGAGATTGTTGAAGGTGATATTCCAGCTGGCTCTAAACTGAGTGAAATGGAATTGTCGACAAAGTATGAGGTAAGCCGTGCTGTTGTACGAGAAGCGATAAACCGCCTTGAAGCGTGTCATCTCGTTGAACGTCGTCCGAATGTGGGTGCCAGAGTGGTGTCGTTAAGTGAAGAAGGCCTGATGGAATTGTATCAGGTACGTGAAGCGCTTGAAGGTATGGCCGCGCGTCTGGCAGCACAACACATGCCAGATGATGAAGTCGCTAAACTAAACAGCCTGTTGAATGAGCAGTTCGACGAAGTGAAGGGCGGCGAATCTTACTACCAGGAAGCCGGCGACCTGGATTTTCATTACCGCATCATTGTGGGTAGTCAGAATCAGCAGCTTATTGCCATGCTGAGTAACGGCATATATCACCTGGCACGTATGTATCGGGTGCAGCTCGGCATGGCCGGGCCGCGCGTAACCACCGCCTACGACGAGCATAAACACATAGTGCGCGCTATCGCGAATCGCGATGCCGAACTGGCAGAAATGCTAATGCGTCGCCATATTCAATATTCTAAAAATAACATTGCCACCAAGTTAACCAAACAGCATCAGTAA
- the prpB gene encoding methylisocitrate lyase: MSAGKKFRDALKANQPLQIVGTINAYSAIMAKKIGHQAIYLSGGGVANASYGLPDLGITSLNDVIADVQRITSACDLPLMVDIDTGWGGAFNIAKTIQEMQKAGAAAVHLEDQVAQKRCGHRPNKEIVSTEEMVDRIKAAVDARTDPDFFIMARTDAFAQEGLEAAIERAKAYVAAGADGIFAEAVQTEEHYRAFSEALDVPILANITEFGKTELWNKQELGEWGVDMVLYPLSAFRAMNKAAEMVYQSILENGDQKAVIDNMQTRMDLYDYLGYHEYEQKLDGLFAQGKNK; the protein is encoded by the coding sequence ATCAGCGCAGGTAAAAAATTCCGCGACGCGCTAAAAGCCAATCAGCCGCTTCAGATTGTTGGCACCATCAATGCCTATAGCGCAATTATGGCCAAGAAAATTGGCCATCAGGCGATTTACCTCTCAGGTGGTGGCGTAGCCAATGCCTCTTATGGCCTGCCTGATTTAGGTATTACGTCTTTGAATGATGTGATTGCTGATGTACAGCGTATCACTTCAGCCTGTGACTTACCTCTAATGGTTGATATCGACACCGGCTGGGGTGGGGCGTTTAATATTGCTAAAACCATTCAGGAAATGCAAAAAGCTGGTGCAGCAGCTGTGCACCTGGAAGATCAGGTTGCGCAAAAACGCTGTGGTCACCGTCCAAACAAAGAGATTGTCTCGACTGAGGAAATGGTTGACCGGATCAAAGCTGCCGTTGACGCACGCACCGATCCAGATTTCTTCATCATGGCCCGTACTGATGCGTTTGCACAGGAAGGTCTGGAAGCCGCCATTGAACGCGCTAAAGCGTATGTTGCAGCCGGTGCAGATGGCATTTTTGCCGAAGCCGTTCAGACAGAAGAGCACTATCGCGCGTTTTCAGAGGCGCTGGATGTGCCTATTCTCGCAAACATCACGGAATTCGGTAAAACCGAGTTGTGGAATAAACAAGAGCTGGGCGAGTGGGGCGTTGATATGGTGCTTTACCCGTTGAGTGCTTTCCGTGCTATGAACAAAGCAGCAGAAATGGTGTATCAGTCCATCTTAGAAAACGGCGATCAGAAAGCCGTCATAGATAACATGCAAACTCGTATGGACTTGTATGACTACCTCGGCTACCACGAGTATGAACAAAAGCTCGATGGATTATTTGCCCAGGGTAAAAATAAATAA
- the prpC gene encoding bifunctional 2-methylcitrate synthase/citrate synthase has product MAKVLSGAGLRGQVAGKTALSTVGVSGSGLTYRGYDVKDLAEHCQFEEVAYLILKGKLPNQQELDGYKALLKSQRGLPQALKEVLERIPADAHPMDVLRTGCSMLGNLEGEHNFEQQLAITDRMLACFPSIICYWYRFSHDGVRIDVETDDDSIGAHFLHMLHGEKPNELHERVMHVSLILYAEHEFNASTFTARVCASTLSDMHSCITGAIGSLRGPLHGGANEAAMEMIERFESADHAEQEMMGMLERKEKIMGFGHAIYSESDPRNEIIKQWSEKLAADVGDTVLYPVSVRCEAVMWREKKLFCNADFFHASAYHFMKIPTKLFTPIFVMSRLTGWAGHVMEQRADNRIIRPSADYTGEELRPVPPMSER; this is encoded by the coding sequence ATGGCTAAAGTATTAAGCGGTGCAGGCCTTCGCGGTCAGGTTGCAGGTAAAACTGCGCTGTCGACAGTGGGTGTTTCGGGTTCCGGCCTGACCTACCGAGGTTACGACGTGAAAGACCTGGCAGAGCATTGTCAGTTTGAAGAAGTCGCGTATCTGATCCTAAAAGGCAAGCTACCGAATCAACAGGAGCTGGACGGCTACAAAGCTTTGCTGAAATCTCAGCGTGGTCTGCCACAGGCGCTTAAAGAAGTACTAGAGCGTATTCCGGCTGACGCACACCCAATGGACGTATTACGTACAGGTTGCTCTATGTTGGGTAACTTAGAAGGTGAGCACAACTTTGAACAGCAGCTGGCGATTACTGATCGTATGTTGGCATGTTTCCCAAGCATCATCTGTTACTGGTATCGCTTTAGCCATGATGGCGTTCGCATTGACGTTGAAACGGATGACGATTCAATCGGCGCGCACTTCCTGCACATGCTGCATGGTGAGAAGCCAAACGAATTACATGAGCGTGTTATGCATGTTTCTCTGATCCTATACGCAGAGCATGAGTTCAACGCGTCTACCTTCACAGCGCGTGTTTGTGCGTCTACCCTGTCAGACATGCACTCTTGTATTACAGGTGCAATTGGTTCATTGCGTGGTCCTTTGCACGGTGGTGCAAATGAAGCGGCGATGGAAATGATTGAGCGCTTCGAATCTGCTGATCACGCAGAGCAGGAAATGATGGGCATGCTTGAGCGTAAAGAGAAGATCATGGGCTTTGGGCACGCTATCTACTCGGAGTCAGATCCGCGTAACGAAATCATCAAGCAGTGGTCAGAAAAACTTGCCGCAGATGTAGGTGACACAGTTCTTTATCCTGTTTCTGTACGCTGTGAAGCGGTCATGTGGCGTGAGAAAAAGCTGTTCTGTAACGCGGATTTCTTCCACGCATCGGCCTATCATTTCATGAAGATCCCAACCAAGCTGTTTACACCTATTTTCGTGATGTCACGATTAACAGGGTGGGCAGGTCATGTCATGGAGCAAAGAGCAGACAACCGTATCATCCGCCCGTCAGCGGATTACACGGGGGAGGAGCTACGTCCGGTTCCGCCTATGTCTGAGCGTTAA
- the acnD gene encoding Fe/S-dependent 2-methylisocitrate dehydratase AcnD, which translates to MNSQFRKKLPDSSLCYYDTREAVEAIKPGAYDGLPYTSKVLAENLVRRAEPEKLNDYLTQIIERRRDLDFPWFPARVVCHDILGQTALVDLAGLRDAIAEKGGDPAKVNPVVPTQLIVDHSLAVEHAGYEENAFEKNRAIEDRRNDDRFHFINWTKTAFKNVDVIPPGNGILHQINLEKMSPVIQARDGVAFPDTLVGTDSHTPHVDALGVIAVGVGGLEAESVMLGRASYMRLPDIVGVELVGKRQPGITATDIVLAITEFLRQERVVSSYLEFFGEGCDGLSLGDRATISNMTPEYGATAAMFYIDQQTIDYLRLTGRDDEQIKLVEQYAKHTGLWADAMTGAQYERVLKFDLSSVGRNLAGPSNPHRRVATADLAKQGIVADYEQREGEMPDGAVIIAAITSCTNTSNPRNVVAAGLLARNANKLGLSRKPWVKTSFAPGSKAVRSYMEEAQLLPELERLGFGIVAFACTTCNGMSGALDPKIQQEVIDRDLYSTAVLSGNRNFDGRIHPYAKQAFLASPPLVVAYAIAGSVRFDIENGVLGNDQDGNPITLKDIWPSDEEIDAVIAQSVKPEQFRAVYEPMFDLSVDYGEENDPLYQWREMSTYIRRPPYWEGALAGERTMKGMRPLAILGDNITTDHLSPSNAILASSAAGEYLAKMGLPEEDFNSYATHRGDHLTAQRATFANPKLLNEMVTENGEVQQGSLARLEPEGKVTRMWEAIETYMDRKQPLIIVAGADYGQGSSRDWAAKGVRLAGVEVIVAEGFERIHRTNLIGMGVLPLEFLNGTTRKTLELDGTETYDVEGTRTPGATLNLIIHRSNGVQIEVPVLCRLDTEEEVSIYEAGGVLQRFAKDFLEANA; encoded by the coding sequence ATGAACAGCCAATTTCGCAAAAAATTACCTGACTCTTCGTTGTGTTATTACGACACCCGCGAAGCGGTCGAAGCCATTAAGCCGGGTGCTTATGATGGCTTGCCTTATACCTCTAAAGTGTTAGCAGAAAACCTGGTACGCCGCGCTGAGCCTGAAAAACTCAACGATTACCTGACTCAAATTATCGAACGTCGTCGCGATCTGGATTTCCCCTGGTTTCCGGCGCGCGTGGTTTGCCATGACATCCTTGGCCAGACTGCACTGGTGGACCTTGCTGGTCTGCGCGATGCCATAGCAGAAAAAGGCGGCGATCCGGCTAAAGTAAACCCCGTAGTCCCGACTCAGCTTATTGTTGATCACAGTTTGGCGGTTGAGCACGCGGGCTACGAAGAGAATGCCTTTGAGAAAAACCGGGCGATTGAAGACCGACGTAATGACGATCGTTTCCACTTTATTAACTGGACCAAAACTGCATTTAAAAATGTCGACGTGATCCCGCCAGGCAATGGTATTTTACACCAGATAAACTTGGAGAAGATGTCGCCGGTTATCCAGGCGCGTGATGGCGTGGCATTTCCAGATACCCTGGTTGGTACCGACAGCCATACGCCACATGTTGATGCGCTGGGCGTGATTGCGGTAGGTGTGGGTGGCCTTGAGGCTGAGAGCGTCATGCTGGGACGAGCCTCATATATGCGTTTGCCGGATATCGTAGGTGTCGAGCTGGTTGGCAAGCGTCAGCCGGGGATCACTGCGACAGATATCGTGCTGGCGATCACAGAGTTCTTGCGCCAGGAACGTGTGGTTTCCTCTTACCTGGAGTTCTTCGGCGAAGGCTGTGATGGTCTGTCTTTGGGTGACCGAGCGACTATTTCCAACATGACACCGGAATATGGCGCAACGGCAGCCATGTTCTATATCGATCAGCAAACCATCGACTACCTGCGTTTAACGGGTCGGGATGATGAGCAGATCAAACTCGTCGAGCAATATGCAAAACATACAGGCTTGTGGGCTGATGCTATGACCGGTGCACAGTACGAGCGGGTGCTGAAATTTGATTTATCATCAGTTGGCCGCAATCTGGCTGGTCCATCCAACCCACACCGGCGAGTCGCCACGGCAGATCTGGCCAAGCAAGGTATTGTGGCTGACTATGAACAGCGTGAAGGCGAAATGCCAGACGGTGCGGTGATCATTGCAGCCATCACCAGCTGTACCAACACCAGTAACCCGCGTAACGTAGTCGCAGCCGGACTGCTGGCACGTAATGCGAATAAACTGGGCCTGAGTCGCAAGCCTTGGGTCAAAACGTCATTTGCGCCGGGCTCAAAAGCGGTTCGTTCTTACATGGAAGAAGCGCAGTTACTGCCTGAACTGGAGCGGTTAGGCTTTGGTATCGTTGCATTTGCCTGTACTACCTGTAATGGCATGAGTGGCGCACTGGATCCAAAAATTCAGCAGGAAGTGATTGATCGCGATCTGTACTCCACCGCTGTGCTATCCGGTAACCGGAACTTTGATGGCCGAATCCATCCTTATGCGAAACAGGCTTTCCTGGCATCACCACCGTTGGTTGTAGCCTATGCTATCGCGGGCTCGGTCCGCTTCGATATTGAAAACGGTGTTTTAGGCAATGATCAGGATGGTAATCCGATTACTTTAAAAGACATCTGGCCGAGCGATGAAGAGATAGACGCAGTAATCGCACAGAGTGTGAAGCCGGAGCAATTCCGTGCCGTTTACGAACCTATGTTTGACCTGAGCGTTGACTATGGTGAAGAAAACGACCCGCTTTATCAGTGGCGTGAGATGAGTACCTATATCCGTCGTCCGCCCTACTGGGAAGGCGCATTAGCGGGTGAGCGCACGATGAAAGGCATGCGACCGCTTGCGATTCTGGGTGATAACATCACCACAGATCACCTGTCTCCGTCGAATGCAATTTTGGCATCCAGCGCTGCCGGTGAGTATCTGGCGAAAATGGGTCTGCCAGAAGAAGACTTTAACTCGTATGCAACGCACCGCGGTGATCACCTGACGGCACAGCGTGCAACCTTTGCCAACCCTAAGTTGCTAAACGAAATGGTGACGGAAAACGGTGAAGTGCAGCAGGGCTCTTTGGCGCGCCTTGAACCTGAAGGCAAAGTAACCCGTATGTGGGAAGCTATCGAAACCTATATGGATCGCAAGCAGCCGCTGATCATTGTGGCGGGAGCAGACTATGGTCAGGGCTCGTCTCGCGACTGGGCAGCTAAAGGCGTGCGTTTAGCGGGTGTAGAAGTGATTGTGGCCGAGGGCTTTGAGCGTATTCACCGTACCAATCTGATCGGGATGGGTGTGTTACCGCTGGAGTTCCTAAATGGCACAACGCGTAAAACGCTGGAGCTGGATGGTACTGAAACATATGATGTGGAAGGCACGCGCACTCCAGGCGCAACGTTGAACCTGATCATCCATCGTAGCAATGGCGTACAGATCGAAGTACCGGTGTTGTGTCGTCTTGATACAGAAGAAGAAGTGTCTATTTACGAAGCCGGTGGTGTACTTCAACGCTTTGCCAAAGATTTTCTGGAAGCAAACGCATAA
- the prpF gene encoding 2-methylaconitate cis-trans isomerase PrpF, producing the protein MMTFKPQLRVPATYMRGGTSKGVFFNLSDLPKAAQVAGEARDKLLLRVIGSPDPYGKQTDGMGGATSSTSKTVILSKSNKADHDVDYLFGQVAIDKPFIDWSGNCGNLTAAVGAFAISNGLVDASRVPENGIAVVRIWQANIEKSIIAHIPMRNGEVQESGDFELDGVTFPAAEVVVEFIDPADADADMFPSGNLVDQLEVPDVGTFDVTMINAGIPTLFFRAEDLGYTGVELQEAINGDAAALARFEKIRAYGAVKMGLIEHIDEAKIRQHTPKIAFVCGAKAYTASSGKAISEQDIDLSVRALSMGKLHHAMMGTAAVAIATAAAIPGTLVNLAAGGGERNSVTFGHPSGTLKVGAEAEQVNGRWLAKKAVMSRSARVVMEGHVRVPQEQV; encoded by the coding sequence ATGATGACTTTCAAACCTCAACTACGTGTGCCTGCGACTTATATGCGTGGTGGCACCTCTAAAGGCGTGTTTTTTAATCTCAGTGATCTGCCGAAAGCTGCACAGGTTGCCGGTGAGGCACGCGATAAGCTGTTACTGCGAGTAATTGGCAGCCCGGATCCTTATGGTAAACAAACGGACGGGATGGGTGGTGCAACTTCTAGCACCAGTAAAACCGTGATCTTGTCTAAAAGTAATAAAGCGGACCATGATGTCGACTATTTATTTGGTCAGGTCGCCATAGACAAACCTTTCATTGACTGGAGTGGTAATTGCGGAAATTTGACCGCCGCAGTGGGGGCATTTGCGATCAGCAATGGTTTGGTCGATGCCAGCCGAGTCCCTGAAAACGGCATAGCTGTAGTGCGGATCTGGCAAGCAAACATAGAAAAATCCATTATTGCGCATATTCCTATGCGCAATGGCGAAGTTCAGGAAAGCGGTGATTTTGAGCTGGATGGCGTAACCTTTCCTGCCGCAGAAGTGGTGGTGGAGTTTATTGATCCGGCAGATGCAGATGCCGATATGTTCCCCAGCGGCAACTTGGTCGATCAGCTGGAAGTGCCGGATGTAGGTACTTTCGACGTTACTATGATTAATGCCGGGATCCCCACCTTGTTTTTCCGCGCGGAGGATCTGGGTTACACCGGAGTGGAGCTGCAAGAAGCCATCAATGGTGATGCTGCTGCATTGGCACGTTTTGAAAAAATCCGCGCTTATGGCGCCGTTAAGATGGGTCTGATTGAGCACATTGACGAAGCTAAAATACGTCAGCATACGCCTAAAATTGCGTTTGTATGCGGTGCCAAAGCGTATACCGCATCCAGTGGTAAAGCGATTTCAGAGCAGGATATCGACTTGTCTGTTCGTGCCTTATCGATGGGCAAGTTGCACCATGCCATGATGGGGACTGCGGCCGTTGCGATTGCCACAGCCGCAGCCATTCCAGGCACGCTGGTAAATTTGGCAGCAGGCGGTGGCGAGCGTAATAGTGTTACTTTTGGTCATCCTTCAGGCACGCTAAAAGTGGGGGCTGAAGCAGAGCAAGTGAATGGCCGCTGGTTGGCAAAGAAAGCGGTGATGAGTCGTAGCGCCAGGGTGGTTATGGAGGGGCATGTCAGGGTCCCGCAGGAACAAGTTTAA
- a CDS encoding LysE family translocator translates to MYEAIFSIALTTALLLGSPGPAPLALAAVGASSGARGGVPFLSGILLGLLVAIIAAATGLGALLLSYPNLSAVCQIVAIVYLFYVAYKIANNHSGLSDIAGSEVGFRDGFILNLLNPKAYAACIAIFANNSVPDVTPVMGAILAASTCFIIAIVVDSLWLMLGGVLHRFIKTPIQLRNLRLFFAFLLTCLLIWISTTHLLN, encoded by the coding sequence ATGTATGAAGCGATATTTTCAATAGCCCTGACAACGGCCTTGTTACTTGGTTCTCCCGGACCCGCTCCATTGGCACTGGCTGCGGTTGGAGCCAGCTCTGGTGCTCGCGGTGGTGTGCCATTTCTATCTGGGATTCTGCTGGGCTTGCTGGTTGCTATTATTGCGGCTGCGACAGGTCTGGGCGCCCTATTGTTGAGTTATCCCAATCTCAGCGCGGTATGTCAGATAGTGGCCATTGTTTACTTGTTTTACGTCGCGTATAAAATCGCAAACAATCATAGCGGTCTGTCAGATATTGCGGGCAGTGAAGTGGGGTTTCGGGATGGGTTTATTTTGAACCTGTTAAACCCTAAGGCTTACGCTGCCTGCATTGCTATTTTTGCTAATAACAGTGTGCCTGATGTCACCCCGGTGATGGGGGCGATATTGGCAGCGAGCACCTGCTTTATCATTGCTATTGTCGTGGATAGCCTTTGGCTGATGCTTGGCGGCGTATTGCACCGTTTCATTAAAACACCGATACAATTGCGTAATTTACGTTTATTTTTTGCTTTTTTGTTAACCTGTCTGCTAATTTGGATTAGTACAACCCACCTTCTTAACTGA
- a CDS encoding STAS/SEC14 domain-containing protein: MERFHSISVDTERLNGDLLMSFKALGKVSHADYMAIKAVIDSALRAAVGQKIRVLVDVTEFKGWDLHAAWDDIALALNHSHDFYKIAVLGNSRWQKFAAKVGNWFVAGESRYFEEKTQALSWLTK, translated from the coding sequence ATGGAACGCTTTCATTCAATCTCCGTAGATACTGAACGCTTAAATGGCGATCTGTTAATGAGTTTTAAGGCACTGGGTAAGGTCAGTCACGCTGATTATATGGCCATTAAAGCTGTGATAGATAGTGCATTGAGAGCGGCTGTTGGCCAGAAAATCAGGGTGTTGGTGGATGTCACTGAGTTTAAGGGCTGGGACCTCCATGCAGCCTGGGACGATATCGCACTCGCACTGAATCACAGCCATGACTTTTACAAGATTGCGGTGCTGGGTAACAGTCGCTGGCAAAAATTTGCGGCCAAAGTGGGTAATTGGTTTGTTGCAGGTGAGTCACGTTATTTTGAGGAAAAAACGCAAGCCTTGTCATGGTTAACAAAGTAG
- a CDS encoding SDR family oxidoreductase: MNTLFITGANRGIGLALVKLYLEQGWRVLASCRTPQSAETLWQLEQQFSHLQIFALDVTQYEQMNKLAKSLSETPIDLVINNAGVYGPKGYAFGDCDVEQWKHVMEVNVIAPLKLAEAFSAHLKLGEGKTFAVLSSKVGSMTNNTKGGGYIYRSSKAALNSVVKSLSNDLLPEGIKTVALHPGWVKTDMGGPNALISVEESAHGLKQVLDELHEAQSGGFYDYQGLAIPW; encoded by the coding sequence ATGAACACACTTTTTATCACAGGTGCAAATCGGGGGATCGGGCTTGCGCTCGTAAAGCTTTATCTTGAGCAGGGCTGGCGAGTACTGGCAAGTTGCAGGACGCCGCAATCGGCTGAGACATTGTGGCAACTTGAGCAGCAATTTAGCCATTTGCAGATATTTGCGCTGGACGTTACCCAATATGAGCAGATGAATAAACTGGCGAAATCGCTCAGTGAAACGCCCATTGATTTAGTCATCAATAATGCCGGGGTTTATGGCCCAAAGGGCTATGCCTTTGGTGACTGTGATGTCGAGCAGTGGAAGCATGTGATGGAAGTCAATGTAATCGCACCTCTGAAGCTGGCCGAGGCGTTTAGCGCGCACCTAAAGCTAGGTGAAGGAAAAACATTTGCTGTGTTGTCATCCAAAGTTGGCAGCATGACGAATAACACCAAAGGGGGCGGTTACATATATCGTAGCTCGAAAGCAGCTTTAAACTCAGTAGTAAAGAGCCTGTCAAATGACCTGTTGCCTGAAGGGATCAAAACGGTAGCACTGCACCCAGGCTGGGTAAAAACCGATATGGGTGGCCCTAACGCGCTGATTTCAGTCGAAGAGTCTGCACACGGGCTCAAACAAGTGCTGGATGAACTTCACGAAGCGCAAAGTGGTGGATTTTATGATTACCAGGGACTTGCCATTCCCTGGTAG